The DNA window TTTTTTATGTATTGATGAAAAAGGTGATATCATAGGAGATGAATTCCCCAAATCCAAATCCGTGTTTAATTTAATTGATTTAACTTACAAGTATAAAGTAAGAGGTGATAAGCTTTGGGTATTTAAACGCGATATATTAATTAATTACAGATTTCCTGAATATGAAGGGGAGAAATTTGTTACTGAAGGAGTACTTTTATTTCAAATGGCGCTTAAGTATGATATTTTTGTTGTTAATGAAGCGTTGCAAGTTCATGAATATCAGGATGATGGATTAACCTCTATTGGAAATAAAAAGCTTTTTAAAGACAATCCTAAAGGCGCAAAAACGTATTATAGATTATTATTAAAAATTGCACCGAGTTATAAATATAAACTCTTTTATATTTATAATTATCTTTATATAGCTTGTATGGGAGGATAAAATGGTAAATTTAGTTAAACGATTGTTAAGAATGATATATTTAAAATATAAGTATAGATGGGCTACTATTGACTCCTTTTATGTTGATCGAACCCTTAAAATATCCAAAGGTGCTAGAATTAATAAGGGGGTAATAATTGGGAAAAATGTTACGATTGATGAATACACATATATAAATAATAATTCAGTAATATTTAATACTAAGATAGGAAAGTTTTGTTCAATCAGTTACAATTGTATGATTGGATTACCTGATCATCCTATCAAGCATATAAGTACCTCACCGTTCATCTATTCCGAAAATAACATTTTGCAGATCCCAAGGAGCTTTGAAGAATCAAAAAATCAGACGATAATTGGAAATGATGTCTGGATCGGTGCTGGTGCAATAGTTATGAGTGGGGTATCAATAGGAGATGGTGCGATTATAGGTGCGGGTTCAATTGTAACGAAAGATGTACCTCCATATGCTATTGCAGTAGGTAACCCTGCCAAAGTAATTAAAATGAGATTTGATAAAAATCAAATAAGCTTTTTAGAGCAATTTGAATATTGGAATAACTATAATACCAAGAAAGAGGAACTTGTCCAGTTAGTATTAAAAAAGGAAAATTGGATAGAAAGTATTAAGCAGTAGGTAATCATTCCCTAAACGTCAAACTCTATACACTTAAATAACACTCTCGATTCATTAGATAATCTCTTTGAAGTATATAAAAGAAGTCTAAGATAAGAAGAAAATAAAGGAATAAAATTTGTCAATGTTTTTGGTAAAGAAAACGCTCATGAGTAAAGTTTTGCTCTCCACCTGCCACATGAAAATAACCGTTCTTGAATCGGTATTTTCACAGAAAAAAAGATTCTTATGCAATCTTGGTGATAGTGATAGGAAGGAGCTATACAAATACAGATTGATTGATTTTCCGACATATGCAAACTGTTTTAATCGTTCTTTCGATCGACTCAAACGGTCTTGCTTATGTCGTTTTTTCAATATGAATTTATATAATTGAGAAAACTGGTGTACAAATTATAATTTTTTAGCTTCTCATTCTCAGCGATCTCGATTTTTCCTCCAAAGTGTATTTGATAATTTAATTTTGAGCCACCCTAAAATTTATTAGTGGAAAATCTGGGGTGTCTTGACATGGAGTTGATAGAGGCATGATTTTGTTCGAAAGGTGACACAACAAGGTGTTTCGAGAGGCGTTAAGCCTATCATGCCTCTTACTCCATATCAAGAAAGCGCTCAAACTGGAAATGGGTTAGCTCACATTTTCGTGAGCGAAGTGGATCAATAATTATGTGAGCGAAAATACAAAGATTGTAAGAACAATTTTTTTGCTGAAAACATATTTGGTTTACATATGAATATCGAACGAGTATTCAATGATCTTAAAATCAACGGGTTAGAATAGCCGTGTTAGTACTGGTTTCGTCGCTATCGGCTGCATGTTCAATCATGAATAATTTGTAATTTTGAGTTTCAATTCTAGTTTTGTAGCACCATCTAGTTGTATAAGTTTAATTTGAGGTGAATTTGTGTGAAAATCCTATATATACATCAATATTTCTCCGCTAGAAACGGTACCACAGGTACTAGATCGTATGAGTTCTCAAAATATCTAGTTAAACGAGGTCATGCCGTAACAATGCTCACTAGTAATGTTTTTGTTAAGTCTTTAAGGCCAGAAAAAACACATATGCTATATGATGAGTATGAGATTGATGGCATTAGAGTTGTTGCTATAAAAAATGACTATTCTAATTATATGAGTTATTTCAAAAGAATATGGTCGTTCCTAAAGTTTATGGTTTTAGCTATATATGTTGGCCTTAAATTAGAGAAACACGATATTGTATATGCTACATCAACTCCTTTGACAGTTGCTTTACCTGCGTTAATAATAAAAAAAATAAAAAGAGTCCCTTTTGTTTTTGAAGTAAGGGATCTTTGGCCGGAGGCACCAATTCAAATCGGGGCTATAAAATCACCCTTTTTGATCAAAATACTTAGAGCTTTTGAGAAAAAAACTTATAGGGAGGCTGGTAATATAGTTGCACTTTCTCCGGGAATGCAGGAGGGAGTAATTAGTACTGGTATAAATCCTAATAAAGTTAGGATGATACCAAACTGTTCAGATATTGATTTATTTGGAAGAGAAATAAACGAAAAAGATAAGCAGGTACTTATTGATAAATATCAATTGCATGGAAAGTTTGTAGTTATTCATGGCGGCTCGATGGGGGTAGCGAACGGATTAGATTATATTATAAAAGCAGCTATTGAACTGAAAAAATTAGGAGATCATGATGTTGTATTTATTCTAACAGGGGATGGTAAAACTAAACCTTATTTGGAACAAATGTGTAAAGAAAATAATCTTGATAATGTTATTTTCACTGGTGCTGTACCAAGACAGGAGATGCCTAATCTGTTAGCAATTTCTGATATAACAATCACTTCTTTCAAAAATATACCAATACTTACAACAAATTCACCAAATAAATTTTTTGATTCTTTAGCTGCTAGTAAACCGGTTATAGTGAATTCTAATGGGTGGACGAGGAAAATTGTAGAAGACTATAGTATTGGGTATTATGTTGATCCTGATCATCCTATT is part of the Geobacillus sp. 46C-IIa genome and encodes:
- a CDS encoding glycosyltransferase family 2 protein, with amino-acid sequence MKYTVFTPTYNRERYLGRLYQSLRAQTYKDFEWLIIDDGSTDNTEQKIKDYINENEISIRYIRQNNGGKHRAFNRAIEEAKGDFIICVDSDDYLKDYAIEKIDKFSRVPHGVMALCFLCIDEKGDIIGDEFPKSKSVFNLIDLTYKYKVRGDKLWVFKRDILINYRFPEYEGEKFVTEGVLLFQMALKYDIFVVNEALQVHEYQDDGLTSIGNKKLFKDNPKGAKTYYRLLLKIAPSYKYKLFYIYNYLYIACMGG
- a CDS encoding CatB-related O-acetyltransferase — its product is MVNLVKRLLRMIYLKYKYRWATIDSFYVDRTLKISKGARINKGVIIGKNVTIDEYTYINNNSVIFNTKIGKFCSISYNCMIGLPDHPIKHISTSPFIYSENNILQIPRSFEESKNQTIIGNDVWIGAGAIVMSGVSIGDGAIIGAGSIVTKDVPPYAIAVGNPAKVIKMRFDKNQISFLEQFEYWNNYNTKKEELVQLVLKKENWIESIKQ
- a CDS encoding glycosyltransferase family 4 protein — its product is MKILYIHQYFSARNGTTGTRSYEFSKYLVKRGHAVTMLTSNVFVKSLRPEKTHMLYDEYEIDGIRVVAIKNDYSNYMSYFKRIWSFLKFMVLAIYVGLKLEKHDIVYATSTPLTVALPALIIKKIKRVPFVFEVRDLWPEAPIQIGAIKSPFLIKILRAFEKKTYREAGNIVALSPGMQEGVISTGINPNKVRMIPNCSDIDLFGREINEKDKQVLIDKYQLHGKFVVIHGGSMGVANGLDYIIKAAIELKKLGDHDVVFILTGDGKTKPYLEQMCKENNLDNVIFTGAVPRQEMPNLLAISDITITSFKNIPILTTNSPNKFFDSLAASKPVIVNSNGWTRKIVEDYSIGYYVDPDHPIQLAQLLLKIKDKRDVLKEMGKRARKLAEEKFERIKLAKQVEQVLIDTLNKK